The nucleotide sequence GGGTGCTGAGACACAAGGGCAGGGCCCAGCACTTGGCCTTTTTGAACCTGATAAAACTGACCTCATCCCACTGATTCAACCTGTCCAGagccctctgcagagccttcctaaCCACCAGCAGATTAACATTCATGACCATATCcaaattaagatttttaaaaattatcaattCAATACCTCTAGATTGAAGGAGATCAACTTCTTTCAGTGTACAGTCAACATTTATCTGGAGCTGTCTGTTGAGGCTTCTCAATCTGGTCATTTCCTCAGGCTAGAAAGAAACATCCCAAAATAGCAATTGTGGGAAATTCAGCCTCttatttgaaacagaaataacatTGCTCTGTCTTTGTTAACAGCTTTATTAAAAACTGAGTATAGATAAGGCACTGAAAGAAGCCCAACTGTCTGGTCCACTACCCCTAACTCATCTGCCCTTAGAAAACATTCTTCTCTTTGCAGGTAAGAAGGACAACAGACAAGTTACTTAATACGAAAATTGTTAGTAAGATGACATAGCTGAGCTCAAGTTTATAAAACCACACATTACTAAATTCTGTATAAATGGATAACTTGCTACCTGAGGTTGCATCATGATAAtcaaaaacagaacagaaactgCAGCCCACAGTAACTATTACTTGATTGTAACTGAATGAGGTTAAAAGTTTATTCATTTGCATCAATCCAAGGAGCTCCAAGAAGCCAAACCTTCTAGCTCAGTAGATTTAAATCATTCAAGGATGAAAGATTGCAATTATTCTTAACAGCATAATCAGTTATTTAAGTGCATATATTTACGTATCATTAAGAAACCCTATGTTACTGGAATGCAAAGCTTTCTTAATGCTAGCAGCATCAATCACTAACACATTTTATCCCAGGATGTATTCCAGCATCACagtcacaaaatcacagaatattcaaGGTTGTAAGgaacctctggaggtcatctggtccaactcCTCTGCCAAGCCTCCAACCAGACTTTGTGCCACTGATTGCCACACTCTTGGCCTGGCTGTTCATCCAGTTTTCAATGAAACTTAAGAACTCATCCAGCCCATACCTCATAAGCTTCTCTATAAAGATCTTACAGGAGACAACGCTGAAAGTCTTGCCAAAATCTAGACAGACAATAACCACTGTCTAGGTTACCAGGACAGACTTTGCATCCTAGAAGTTTACCAAATTGGTCAAGCTTGGCTTCCCCTTGGTGAATCTATGTGACTACTGCTGACCACTTTCTTGTCCTTCATGTGCCTGGAAATGGTCAGCAGCATTAGCTGCTCCATCACTTTTCTAAGGTTCAAGGTGAAGCTGACCAGCCATTAGTTCCCTGTGTCCTCCCCTTCTTGAAGACAGCAGTGATATTTGCTCTCTTCTAGTCTTTGGGAACTTTCCCAAACACCATTAATCAACCAAAGATTATCTGGAGTGGCCTTGCAATGACACCTGCCTGCTCCCTGAGCACTCAAAGGTGCATCTCATCCAGGATTATGACCTCGTGTATGCCTCTTTGCCTAAGCATTCCCTGACCTGATTCTCTTCCACTAAGGGTGTACCTTCCTTGTTTCACACTTTTCTCAGGGTCACTGGGACCTGGGattcctgaaggactgtaaAGACTGAACCAAGAAGCTCATACAGTATCTCAAGCCTTTCCCATGTCCTACATAACAACGTTCCCCAGTTTGCTGAGCCCACATTTTCAATGGTCTTCCTGCTGTCATCTAGGTAGtaacagaaacatttattttggtcTTTGAAATCCTGTGCCAGATTCACCTCCAGTTGGTCTCTGGCTTTCCTAAGCTCATCCTAGCACACTCAGTGCCTCTGTACTTCTCCCAGGTACATCTTTGCCAAATGCTGCCCTGAAGCAGGTGAGACATGGAACAGCCATAGTAGCTAAGCAGCCAAAGGCCCTTCTGTGCCTTCCAGCCTACACCTGTTTGCACTGCTTGTCAATACAGCCAGTAAGTCTGAGCTGATTTGCTTAACAACTGCACACAGTGGAAGATATTTTTCAGCCAAATGAATTCCCTTATAAGAGCCACACACGTGTTTGGGCTAGAGTCACTTGCAGGTGAAAGTCACACAGATAAGAAGAATCAACGAGGAAAATAGGAGAGTTCCAACTATTTCAAGCAACACTGCCACTGAAAAGTTATTTAGCACATCTTGCATATACCAAATGAGAAATACTGTCTATGAGAAACAAGTACTCAAACAATAAAATAGCtttctaaaaacaaaacttAAGCCTTCCTGCATGAACACAAGTTCGATATGGCTAAGGCTTACTGAACTGACTTGGACACACTTTTATTGGTTGTTAGGAAACCAAGCATATTCAGTTCTGTGGTCCACAAAAGCACATGCATACAACTTTCTAAAGTTGGGAACACTAGGAAAACTGGACACACAACTATTTCATAAATTACAAGAATTAGCTTATGACAAGTCACGTACCTAAAGCGTCTTCGAAGACTGAAGATTTTATACTCAGAAGTATATTTTGAACAGTACTTTAGTTTcaccaaaagacaaaaaataaatgtgtacgCTGAATTAAAATACTAACAAAGTGCTTACTGTGGGAATTGCAGTTGTACAGCTAACTCTTCGAAGCCGCCTCTGCATCAGATCATGCTCCATACCATTGACTTCAGTCTTCAGGCGTTCAAGCTCTTCCTTCTCAAGCTTCAGTTCCTTTGCTAATCTCTCCATCCTTGCTCGTTGATGTAACAGCAAGGCTAATGTTTTACATAGAAGAAATAGTTACTAGTATATAAAAACCTGGAACAGTGAATTCTTAACTTATGCGTAAGATTCATGAGTGacctttctggaaaaaaaaaaggtgattgtAGACATGCAGCCAAATATCAGTGTGAAGATGCTTTCATGCCAAATGAACTATATAATTTAGAACAAATTTCTTCcagaataaaaacacattttatacaGTAACTTGAAGTTGTTATTACCATTTTGGTCAAAGCTTCTTTTTTGCATTTGGTGTTTCTCGTCTCAAAAATACAAAGGCACCTGTACAAGGAGAGAGCTTCTCAGGACGAAACAGCAACCTAGGTATATATATTTTGTctactgacaaaaaaaaaataaaaatccagaagtAAGATCAGAAGGTAACACACACGTCACACCTGCTGTTCAACAGCAGCCTTGAGACCTTAGCCAAATGTCAGTCCCAAATTGTTCTTTTTCACTGCTATTACAAATGTGGTATAACTTTCAAGTAGTCTTAGCTTTTCAGGGAGTATTTCAGTAATCCTCAATACTGTAAGTTCCCCAGGGTTCAGAGGTAAAAACTAAAGAGcttcaacaaaacaaactagagaatccagaaaataaaaagttgagTCCGCTCAGGTGCTTCGGACTCTTAATTTTACAAGAGATTGATTTCTCCAACCTCTCTCTGCTGTTAAGACGCTCCCGCACTTTCATCATGGTACCGAAATTTATGACTCTGTCACAAGCTGATGTTGGGCTCCCAGAGAaccaaagaaaagaattttGACTAGCTAGAAGACAATATTCACTTTCCTAAAGAAGAGCATTTCTCAGTATTTCATCATAATGCAAAGCTGGCCAAGTCAGTGTGATGCTTAATCCTTTCTGATCAGGCTGGTTTTACCTGACTGAAGTCTGCTaggacagaggaaaaataagacATTTGATGTGGGTATTCAGACAAACTTGCTGCTCATATAACAATGTTCCAGCAAACTGTTCAAAGTAAGGACACTGTAGAACCTGCAAAATGCTACTTCATGAAAAGCCCCAGCCAGAACTTGCCTTTTCTTCACTGCATCCAACAAAGGCAAAGCACATAATATCCAAAAATATGAGCTaaaaagaattagaaaaataagtaaCATGACAACTTACTGCAAAAGCAGAACATTCCAACCTGTTAGAAGCAGATATCAGCATTCCACACAAGAATGTAACACTGCAGTTTGGATTTTGTATGGATTCAGCAATTCATGGCCAGAGAATAAACACCAAAAAGCCTAGCCAAGAATAACATCAGGTGTTTTTACACTACAGGCACCAAAATTATTGAGCAGAACTGTTCCCTACTTTTTCAAGTAGCATAAGTCATgcaagcagaattttaaaaaaaagtacagaTACCAGACTGAATGATTTTACACTATTGTTACCAAGCTCTGTCTCTGTGTGATTCCTTCAACTTAACGCAGTCTGACTACATTTCAGAGCTTCACATTATACTCTACTACAACTCATCAAATATGACTCATATTGCAAAGAAGCAGTCAAAGTACAGACACCAGAATGAATTTCTGGCAACACTTTCTACTATGGCTTCTTTACATTccagtgaaaattaaataaatttgttcCCTAAATTAAGCCGTTAAATACACTCTTTTCTAGGACTCCTTTGTGGTAGTAAAGAATAAAATGTTGATTCTTCTACAGTTTATTTCTATCAAGAGTTAAGAGTGCAGCAATTATACAAATGCTCTGGTAGGCACTGCCACAAATGCAAACACTCCAAAAAGCATATACTACTTAGTTTTATTTGGTTTGcttttcagaaatacaaatctagtggaaggcacaaaagcaaaaccatgtTTTACATTTCAGAACATGTTTTTCACAGCTATGTGAAGCTACTTGTATTTTTCTCACATAAATGACAACTTTTACTGAAGCTGTAATACCAACGCTACAAAAAAAATGGCACAAGACCTTAGTTACAGACCTACTGGCATTCATTTTTACTAAAGAATTTGGTCTACAGAATTTCCAGTTGGGTCTATGAGTTAGAAGAGCTGAAAAGGCAGTAAGTGAAATAAGAAATCAAGAACTACAGAGCAGCACTGTAAACTCTCAGctatctgaaataaaaaaaaaaagattagaaGGAACAACAGACAAACAGAATCTTCTTTCCAAACACAAATCCAGAAAATACCTGTTGCAGGTTATCATTCTGTCATTATCCAAATGACTGGTTGGAATGTTTGCACATTGATTCACTTGctcaattttaaatatttcaaatctaTACAGCAGATGACTCCACGAAAAGCAGTTTTCAATTTAGGGtttaatttcacatttcttttctttacaaaacTACCATATTCTTCTTTTGTATATGGCATTAAAACTTTGTTTTATCCCTATGCAGCAGAACGCATCCTAAAATTTGTCTGCcaatctctttttcctctttgaaaacTCTAAGTGGAAGAAGTGAACTTCTGATTTAAGttcttcaaaataattattttattacctttaaaaaatatttgtattgaCCAAGTTTTTTTAGCTGCATTCTTATCTCTCTTCTCTTTCACTTAATATTCTTCAATCTAAACCAAATGCAGAAGCCAGTGCTTCAGGTGTTCTAAAACACTTGAATACAGAACAAATACAAAACATTATAAAAATCCACACGTAAATTTATGACTCAGTTCATCAATGCAGAATTGACTGCACACACAGTATATGAACAAATTACTTATCATTGTTAAGTGCAGTGTTTTAAGAAAGTCCCCTACCATCAAAAGCACAGCAACGTTAAGAACCTTAGAAATTCTTTATGTATTAGACTGTATTATAGACTGTAAATAGGCAGTATTtaaaaagaatcagaaaaaaaaggtctGATTTTTGACAGAGTTTCTATTTTTCCCTGTACAGGTTCAAAAATTCTCACCAAGTAGCAAAATCAAGCTGAAAATGCATTCTACAACACCACAATTTGCAGGGTGAAACATTTACCTTGAGTGTAAGCATAGTCGTCTGATCCAGAACTAGAACTCCTCTGATACTTATggcttcctttttctcctccagaTCCTGGGATTACAGAAATAGGCTGAATAGGTTCTGGTGCTGCAGAACGCTCTTCTTGGTCCACTAAATTTAAAAGATTCTCAGTCGGTGCTCGACCtactgtgattttaaaaatggttgGGTTTGGCTGAGAAGATACCATTACCCGAGGAGACTGTGTTGGTGCACCTGCAGGTCCAGTTGGCTGAGTGTAGGTAATATATACTGGATTAACACTAAATGGAGGTTTGGGTTGTCCTGACATACCTCTGGATGGAGAGCTTGAAGGAGGAGTAGTTGGTGCATACAGCGGGTGCTGGTTTCGTTGAGATGGTTGATTACTTATTGGTGAAGGGCTTCTGTTCATTGCAGTCCCAGGTCTTTGTGGTGGCTCAActgtaatttctattttattcatGGAACCTTTGGATAAACTAGGTCCAGCAAAAGGAGGAAGGTACGATACAGAGTGACCACCTTGCTTTTGAAAAGTCTGGGATGCTTGCTGATATGGATGGGGTGGGACAGTGGAAGGACTAGGAGGCATGAAAACATGTGAACTCTGGTGACTCAACTGAGGAGGCTGAACTTGGTGTTGAGGAGAGCCAAAGGgagagggacactgggatgcCGGTGGTGATCGAAAAGCTGACTGAGGGATCTGGGGTTGTTTAGGAGAATACTGAGAAGGTTGGTAGTTCTGTTGATGTGGATATACAGGTAGAGGACGAGGAGTATAATGTGGAACTGGGCCCTGTGGCGATGAATGCCACTGTGTATTCTGAGGAGTCTGTCGTCCTGAAGAACTTTGAGATGTTTGTCTAATATAAATAGAGCCAGGAGTCCCATAAAGATTGCCTGGAATCTGTGGAAGAATTTGTAGAGCTCTGGGTACACTCTGTCCAGAGGGGAGGTTTTGTGATACTGTAACAGTAATGGGATTTGTACTGTACCGAGGTATGTGCATATACGTGGGAGGGCCTTGCATAGCAGACGTGTTCATTCCTGGTTGTATGGAAGATGGCTGTGGAGGAGGAGTAGCTGCATTTCTATTCTGGTCATTCATGAAAAATGGATTGTAACTAGGAGAAGCTGCCACCACGGCGGGAGCAGAATGTGGTTCTTGAACTAAGCAAATCAGCTGTTTACCTGCCGTGCGCTGCGGGTCAATGTGTCCATCGCTTGAGCTGTGTACCAGTGTACGACCACCATTAAGTTGAGCTCCATCCCCCGCATGATAGCTGGTATGAGGATGAATACCCAGATTAATGTGCAAAAGGCTATTTCTATTCATTCTGGTGTCATCAGGGCTGTGGTACTCCATATACAAATACttgctgctctcctgtgccagggcgCGACAACATGCATCGAGGTTGTTGTTGTTCTAGGAGCAAGAACAGACACCTATTACTgccacagagcacaggaaagaGCCACCACTCCGTGTTCAACATTCAGCTGAGGCCACAACCAGGCCTAGGCTGGACACAGCTAGTTCTATACAAAGGTATTGTGAAATAAAGATGATACTTGTTACATGGTATGCAAATAATACATAGATCACATTGCAACTGGCAAAATGCTCTGGTAACACTAGTTACACTatgacacattaaaaaaaacaactccacTTTTAGGAAAGCAATGGTTACAACTCTCTGTATGGTCTTCAAGGAACAAGTCTGTATAATTAACTGCTTCTAGTAACAACACAAATCAAATCAAACTAGATCAAAATTGCAAACTCTgtaaaagtaaaacaaaaatgcaggTAACATTTCAATCTGAGAACTCAATGTTTCCACTTTCAGTTTACTGTTTACCTGACTATTTCTCTTCACCTGGAagttaaaaaacccaactttttaTATACCTTAACAATAAAGTCAAAGTATTGCTTGAAGAAGAACTGGGGATTCCAAAAAGAATATTACAATTCCAACCAAATTTAAACTGCCTTTAAGAATTTCTAGCTAAAGGCTAAAAACGTTTATTCATACATCAGCGAGAAACCAAATAACCCTTTCAATGTTTGATTTCTTCTGTGGTACTGGCAGTTGAAACTATACAGACAAATTATGAATCAAATGAGAAATATAATGGGgaattccttttcccttcttgcCCTCTCCACTCATTTTAGCTTACTGTAGTCTGTTAAAATAACAACACAAATGATAACTTTTCCAAACGAGTAAAATCACTAAGAAAGCATTCCAGATGGTAGACTTCTTTTACTTCCCACTTTATCATAGAATAGCCTCCATCAGCTGTGgttcagattttaatttaaatatcagttaaagaaaacaaatttcacTTTAAGTTCAACTAAATCTGGCCTTTAGCAGTCTAGATTTGTTAAACATGACCCAAGACTGGTACCTTCTGGGACAGAGAGCACCTCTTTCCATGGCCAGTGTGTACATATTTATACATGTACATACATCCCTGCCTTCCTCAGTGCGCTAAAATTAGTGTTCTAAGGAATATACATTAATAATGGCTGCACTTCTATTTTAAACACTATCAATATATAAATTTGTATGCCTGTattacatatatacacatattgCCTTGCAATACAATTTGCAACATCCACTGGCTGAAAAGTCATGTTACATTTCTTTTCTCATGGACTGACACCTAGTCAGTCTAAACACCAGAGTGAAGACgattttcccaaaattctgtATAATTTCACTATCAGATGAACTCACATATTCTCTATCTTCTCATATGAAAAGTTACTACCAAACATGACAGAAGAGCCCAGCACTTATATAGGAACAGCTCTCACCCtacagacacttctccctgaCAACCTCCCTTCATGTTGAGCTCTTCTTCTCGACATCAGTGGTCAGTGGGAATATCCAGACATACCAGCAAAAATTTAAGACCAGAATATGTGGGAACCAGACCCCGTAACAACAACCAGCACCACAATGCCAAGACAGCAGTCTCAAAAAAGTGAACCACTACCATCAGCCGCTTGCCATCTAAACAGAACTTCATGAAAAGAGCCTTCACCTTTCTTAGGTCACTTGGTTAGGGTGCAGATGAAGAGAACACATACAGGACAGGCTCTGATCTGATTTCATCAAGATGTGGAATATATTTGTCACCTCAATTTCTGACAGGTATAAaactcaaaaattatttaaatctatAGCATTGATTGCAAATGGTTATTGGAAACCAGCTCATGCATCTTTAAATATAAAgtgattttggaaacaaaatctACACTTAAAAACATAACAAGTATTTGCTGTGCAAAGTTAACTAGCTATCCAGAATGCCATATTATAGATATGCAGGATTATATTATTATACCTTCTGCAGGATTAGGGGTTCTTTAATTTTATCAGTTTAAAAATGTCTATGGCAAACACAGTAAATCGAAAGGGTCATGTACTTAGCAGTGCAGAAGATATGAATGTCAGGATTAGTAAAGCTTTAAACTGAAGGACTTCCCCTACTTTACATTTGTCTGAAAGCAactaattttaatttgtatAGTTTCgaagacaaaatgcaaaaattacaACCTCTATTCTAAATAAACCTACTGAAGtgccaggcacaggcagcatgcAAGTAAAGCTTCCCAACCTCAGCCATGGCCAAACCAGATCTTGCATGTTTCTATTCCACTCCTGAATCTTCCCATTAACTGAAGGTATTCCCAGATGACCACTACTTATTACATGTGGTAACTTATAATCACTTCCAGTTTCTGATTTTAGATTAAGGCCGAAGGatgaaatggaaaggaaaagtggAGTGCAGGGAAAAGAACCACCACCTGACCTAGAAAGAGAGAAGTACAACTAAACCTCTGGAGAGCCATGGGAAAACGATACCATGAAGAGGGAAAACTGTAAGATTGCTAGCCAAGTCCAGCTTCTTATCTTGGAGGGATGAGTGACTGTTTACTAAAACCTCCTCCAGTATATGTATGTCATTTATGTAGCCATCATCAATTAACATCCCATTAGTCACTTTCTTTATTATCCATATGCATACAGTCACAGATCACCCAGACAACGAAAATCATCAGTGCAAAATGATCTCCACAAATCTAAGTAAAGAATGACAAAATTTTTGTACCTAAAAGACAGAAATGAAAGTACTGGAGTCTTCcaaccttttaaaataaaaccaggagaATGAAAATCTATGCTCCACATGTACcactaaaaatgttttcatactAAACTCATAGTTCatgccaaaataaaatatcctcACCATACCTGAAGCATGCACTGAGATACCACCCCTTCAGGTATCTCAGGGAATCGCTGCCGGAGATCATGGAGTACCTGCACGTCAAGCTGTTGGCTGCCCTGCGCCATGCCAGATGGATGATGTTCCAGATTACCAGAAAATGGAAGTCAACAGGCCTTCCAATGATTGTGGTCTTCTGAGGCTTCTGGCATTTTCTGTAAGCAAGAAA is from Cinclus cinclus chromosome 2, bCinCin1.1, whole genome shotgun sequence and encodes:
- the TAB3 gene encoding TGF-beta-activated kinase 1 and MAP3K7-binding protein 3 isoform X2, producing the protein MAQGSQQLDVQVLHDLRQRFPEIPEGVVSQCMLQNNNNLDACCRALAQESSKYLYMEYHSPDDTRMNRNSLLHINLGIHPHTSYHAGDGAQLNGGRTLVHSSSDGHIDPQRTAGKQLICLVQEPHSAPAVVAASPSYNPFFMNDQNRNAATPPPQPSSIQPGMNTSAMQGPPTYMHIPRYSTNPITVTVSQNLPSGQSVPRALQILPQIPGNLYGTPGSIYIRQTSQSSSGRQTPQNTQWHSSPQGPVPHYTPRPLPVYPHQQNYQPSQYSPKQPQIPQSAFRSPPASQCPSPFGSPQHQVQPPQLSHQSSHVFMPPSPSTVPPHPYQQASQTFQKQGGHSVSYLPPFAGPSLSKGSMNKIEITVEPPQRPGTAMNRSPSPISNQPSQRNQHPLYAPTTPPSSSPSRGSGGEKGSHKYQRSSSSGSDDYAYTQALLLHQRARMERLAKELKLEKEELERLKTEVNGMEHDLMQRRLRRVSCTTAIPTPEEMTRLRSLNRQLQINVDCTLKEVDLLQSRGNFDPKATCNFYDNIEPGPVVPPKPYKKEHQNSSKQTPRTQPRDEDFEGAPWNCGSCTFLNHPALNRCEQCEMPRYT
- the TAB3 gene encoding TGF-beta-activated kinase 1 and MAP3K7-binding protein 3 isoform X1, which produces MAQGSQQLDVQVLHDLRQRFPEIPEGVVSQCMLQNNNNLDACCRALAQESSKYLYMEYHSPDDTRMNRNSLLHINLGIHPHTSYHAGDGAQLNGGRTLVHSSSDGHIDPQRTAGKQLICLVQEPHSAPAVVAASPSYNPFFMNDQNRNAATPPPQPSSIQPGMNTSAMQGPPTYMHIPRYSTNPITVTVSQNLPSGQSVPRALQILPQIPGNLYGTPGSIYIRQTSQSSSGRQTPQNTQWHSSPQGPVPHYTPRPLPVYPHQQNYQPSQYSPKQPQIPQSAFRSPPASQCPSPFGSPQHQVQPPQLSHQSSHVFMPPSPSTVPPHPYQQASQTFQKQGGHSVSYLPPFAGPSLSKGSMNKIEITVEPPQRPGTAMNRSPSPISNQPSQRNQHPLYAPTTPPSSSPSRGMSGQPKPPFSVNPVYITYTQPTGPAGAPTQSPRVMVSSQPNPTIFKITVGRAPTENLLNLVDQEERSAAPEPIQPISVIPGSGGEKGSHKYQRSSSSGSDDYAYTQALLLHQRARMERLAKELKLEKEELERLKTEVNGMEHDLMQRRLRRVSCTTAIPTPEEMTRLRSLNRQLQINVDCTLKEVDLLQSRGNFDPKATCNFYDNIEPGPVVPPKPYKKEHQNSSKQTPRTQPRDEDFEGAPWNCGSCTFLNHPALNRCEQCEMPRYT
- the TAB3 gene encoding TGF-beta-activated kinase 1 and MAP3K7-binding protein 3 isoform X3; its protein translation is MAQGSQQLDVQVLHDLRQRFPEIPEGVVSQCMLQNNNNLDACCRALAQESSKYLYMEYHSPDDTRMNRNSLLHINLGIHPHTSYHAGDGAQLNGGRTLVHSSSDGHIDPQRTAGSGGEKGSHKYQRSSSSGSDDYAYTQALLLHQRARMERLAKELKLEKEELERLKTEVNGMEHDLMQRRLRRVSCTTAIPTPEEMTRLRSLNRQLQINVDCTLKEVDLLQSRGNFDPKATCNFYDNIEPGPVVPPKPYKKEHQNSSKQTPRTQPRDEDFEGAPWNCGSCTFLNHPALNRCEQCEMPRYT